In Cryptococcus neoformans var. neoformans JEC21 chromosome 5 sequence, one genomic interval encodes:
- a CDS encoding ras-related protein ypt3 (rab), putative: MTDGSNYDYLFKVVLIGDSGVGKSNLLSRFTRNEFNLESKSTIGVEFATRSINVDGKTVKAQIWDTAGQERYRAITSAYYRGAVGALLVYDIAKHQTYENVTRWLKELRDHADANIVIMLVGNKSDLKHLRAVSTDEAKQFATENGLSFIETSALDASNVESAFQNILTDIYRIVSSKSLESSGDVIKPSGGETILVAPTADDGGAKSGSKCC, encoded by the exons ATGACAGACGGCTCAAACTATGACTATCTCTTCAAG GTCGTCCTTATCGGTGACTCTGGCGTCGGTAAATC TAACT TGCTTTCTCGATTCACCCGAAACGAGTTCAACCTTGAATCAAAATCCACTATCGGTGTCGAATTCGCCACAAGAAGTATCAACGTGGATGGAAAGACTGTGAAGGCGCAAATTTGGGATACTG CTGGACAAGAACGATACCGAGCCATCACCTCCGCCTACTACCGAGGTGCTGTCGGCGCACTTTTGGTATACGACATTGCCAAGCACCAAACCTACGAGAACGTGACGCGATGGCTCAAGGAACTGAGAGATCATGCGGACGCCAATATTGTTATTATGCTTGTTGGAAACAAGAGTGACTTGAAGCATTTGAGGGCGGTGTCTACAGATGAGGCGAAGCAGTTTGCGA CCGAAAACGGACTCTCATTCATCGAGACTTCTGCTTTGGACGCGTCAAATGTAGAATCCGCTTTCCAAAACATCCTTACCG ATATCTACCGAATTGTTTCTTCTAAATCTCTTGAATCATCTGGCGATGTCATCAAACCCTCTGGCGGCGAAACCATCCTTGTTGCCCCCACAGCCGACGATGGCGGTGCCAAGTCCGGCAGCAAGTGCTGTTAG
- a CDS encoding 4-aminobutyrate aminotransferase, putative, which translates to MLTRSARALPFSRPLLRRALGARGFSTSDLIPDEPTGPKIVTDNVPGPKGIAASKEIDTFQDPRTHVVVPNYELSKGNYLVDADGNILLDVFAQISSIALGYNVPALLELGKTDQFVKAALNRPAIGSFPPVQWAEWIKTGLLTVAPKGLDQLVTTLCGSSANETAFKCAFMAYRQRERGAIDAPFSKEEMESCMLNHSPGSPELSVLSFKSGFHGRLFGSLSATRSKAIHKIDIPAFDWPSAPFPSLKYPLEEHIAENEAEEKRCLEEYERILIDSKSTSPVAAVIIEPILSEGGDKHASPEFFRSLRLIARKHGAFFIVDEVQTGVGATGTFWAHEKWGLKEGEEPDFVTFSKKMQAAGVFHKKETRPNAPYRNYNTWMGDPIRALQARKMIQLIAENNLVSHTAATGGLLASSLSSVFASPAAAGKVFNFRGQGEGTYLAWDMASPQMRDAFLGKMRKAGVQIGGCGDATVRLRPMLTFGKKHVEVLSGAVEDVLQSL; encoded by the exons ATGTTGACACGCAGTGCTCGCgctctccctttctccaGGCCCCTCCTGAGGCGAGCTCTCGGTGCACGAGGCTTTTCCACTTCTGACCTTATTCCCGATGAGCCCACTGGGCCCAAAATCGTAACAGATAATGTGCCCGGACCAAAGGGTATAGCCGCT TCGAAGGAAATCGATACCTTCCAGGACCCGCGGACGCATGTTGTAGTGCCAAACTATGAACTCTCCAAAG GCAATTACCTTGTTGACGCGGACGGTAACATTCTACTCGATGTGTTTGCGCAGATTTCATCCATTGCTTTGGGTTACAACGTACCTGCCTTGTTGGAACTCGGTAAAACT GACCAATTCGTAAAGGCGGCGCTCAACCGACCTGCTATCGGCTCATTCCCACCTGTCCAGTGGGCTGAGTGGATCAAGACCGGTCTTTTGACGGTAGCTCCCAAGGGCTTGGACCAATTGGTTACTACTTTATGTGGCAGCAGTGCAAACG AAACTGCTTTCAAATGTGCATTCATGGCCTACAGgcagagggagagaggtgCTATCGATGCTCCTTTCAGCAAAGAGGAAATGG AGTCTTGCATGCTCAACCATTCTCCGGGAAGCCCCGAGCTTTCggttctttccttcaagTCTGGATTCCATGGACGCCTTTTTGGTAGCTTGAGTGCTACCAGGAGTAAGGCAATCCACAAG ATTGACATCCCTGCTTTTGACTGGCCCAGTGcacctttcccttctttgaAGTATCCTCTTGAAGAGCACATCGCAGAGAATGAAgcggaggagaagaggtgtTTGGAAGAGTACGAGAGGATTTTGATTGACAG TAAATCCACATCTCCTGTCGCCGCTGTAATCATAGAGCCCATCCTTTCCGAAGGTGGAGATAAGCACGCATCTCCTGAATTCTTCCGCTCTCTTCGCCTTATTGCGAGGAAGCACGGCGCATTTTTCATTGTAGACGAAGTGCAAACCGGTGTTGGTGCCACAGGTACCTTCTGGGCACATGAGAAATGGGGCTTGAAAGAGGGGGAGGAACCTGACTTTGTCACCTTTTCCAAGAAGATGCAGGCTGCGGGTGTTTTCCACAAGAAGGAGACCAGACCGAATGCGCCCTACAGGAACTACAACACTTGGATG GGTGACCCCATCCGAGCACTCCAGGCTCGCAAGATGATTCAGTTAATTGCGGAGAACAACCTCGTTTCTCATACTGCGGCTACTGGCGGCCTCCTCGCCTCTTCATTATCAAGTGTATTCGCATCTccagctgctgctggcaaAGTATTCAACTTCCGAGGGCAAGGTGAAGGCACGTATCTTGCATGGGACATGGCATCTCCTCAGATGCGGGATGCATTCCTGGGGAAGATGCGGAAGGCTGGTGTGCAGATTGGAGGGTGCGGCGACGCGACTGTGCGACTGAGGCCGATGCTGACgtttgggaagaagcaTGTGGAGGTGCTGAGTGGagcggtggaggatgtgcTGCAGTCTTTGTAG
- a CDS encoding ATP binding protein, putative — translation MTTPAPSGPSRLPPHLADHLPPPSTSGDSESSAQQPAAGNGLETGLLKELARTSLIESLNNVQGAKTLILDPVLAGPLGLVTEVALLKHQAVDKMFWLERGPLNVNTRNVVWLCRPKMEFMNIIAEQIRSQQQNPSAAGPLTYTILLVPRVTELCKKVLEDQGVAGDVTLSEFNLGFIPMEDDLLSLEMEDVARDIYLNGDDTPIHSSSLALMTFQRAFGVFPRILGKGDGAKKLTDLLQRHRSSDPSQYSEIEPAEKVDGLIIIDRSVDWVTPMCTQLTYEGMLDEFMGIKNSHIEVDPSLLDPNPTGTNSPPSTALPSATVTKKRKHHLTSQKDALFQDIRDRNFAVVGSRLSKLAKRLQDDRGVVKNLRSVTQMKEFVGKIGGMKGDQQALKLHTELTEALMRITQTEEFNKNLEAQQNLVAGYDTSTQLSNIEDLMYQQIPWQTVLRSVILMSLTTGGIKPKNLEVFKRDFLQVYGYHHLPLLINLQSLNLLVRSPSLTSQNFPALRKSLRLLVDDINDAVPNDISYVYSGYAPLSIRLVQCVTQKNVILSGPTEEGPGRQVLPKAHRISGWKGFEDVLAGIPGSTVDVKQKVERVRSDMAGHNGEQFTTTVVFFLGGCTYTEISALRWMSNQTTGRRFLVATTGIINGNSLIEGFGDKMPVPLRSQD, via the exons ATGACAACACCAGCCCCAAGTGGTCCTTCGCGACTACCCCCACACCTCGCTGATCATTTACCTCCGCCTTCAACTTCGGGCGACTCCGAGTCCTCAGCTCAACAACCAGCTGCTGGAAATGGTTTGGAGACTGGCCTTTTGAAAGAGCTGGCCAGAACATCCTTGATTGAGAGCCTCAATAAT GTCCAAGGAGCCAAAACATTGATCCTCGATCCGGTCCTGGCAGGCCCTCTCGGCCTCGTAACAGAGGTGGCTCTTCTCAAG CATCAAGCTGTAGACAAGATGTTTTGGTTGGAAAGGGGACCCCTAAACGTCAACACCCGGAACGTCGTCTGGTTGTGTCGCCCAAAAATGGAGTTCATGAACATCATTGCTG AGCAAATACGGTCTCAACAGCAGAATCCCTCAGCTGCAGGACCTCTAACTTACACCATTTTACTGGTGCCAAGAGTAACTGAACTGTGTAAAAAGGTATTAGAAGACCAAGGAGTGGCTGGAGATGTTACCTTGTCAGAA TTCAATCTTGGTTTCATTCCTATGGAGGACGACCTCCTGTCGTTGGAAATGGAGGATGTAGCTCGTGATATATACCTA AATGGGGACGATACTCCCATACACTCCTCGTCTTTAGCCCTAATGACATTTCAGCGCGCCTTTGGTGTTTTCCCGCGGATTTTGGGCAAAGGCGATGGCGCAAAG AAGCTAACAGATCTTCTGCAGAGGCATCGTAGCTCTGACCCTTCACAATATAGCGAGATTGAGCCCGCTGAGAAGGTAGACGGCCTGATCATCATTGATCGTTCGGTAGACTGGGTGACACCGATGTGCACCCAATTAACATACGAGGGTATGCTGGACGAATTTATGGGTATAAAAAATT CCCACATCGAGGTGGACCCCTCCCTTCTTGACCCCAATCCTACCGGTACCAATTCGCCCCCCTCTACTGCTCTGCCGTCTGCCACCGTAACAAAAAAACGAAAACATCATCTTACATCTCAAAAGGATGCTCTGTTCCAGGATATCAGAGATCGAAACTTCGCTGTTGTCGGATCAAGGCTCAGCAAATTGGCTAAACGTTTACAGGATGATCGTGGGGTCGTCAAAAATCTCAGGAGTGTAACTCAGATGAAAGAATTCGTGGGAAAGATTGGCGGCATGAAGGGTGATCAACAGGCCTTGAAATTGC ATACCGAATTGACTGAGGCCTTGATGCGAATCACTCAGACGGAAGAGTTCAATAAGAACCTTGAAGCCCAACAGAACCTTGTGGCAGGCTACGACACCTCGACTCAACTGAGCAACATCGAAGACTTGATGTATCAGCAGATCCCCTGGCAAACAGTTCTCCGCTCGGTTATCCTTATGAGCCTGACAACAGGTGGCATCAAACCAAAGAATTTGGAGGTGTTCAAACGAGACTTTCTCCAAGTATACGGATAtcaccatctccctcttttgATCAATTTGCAAtctctcaacctccttgTTCGTTCGCCTTCATTGACGTCGCAAAATTTCCCGGCACTTCGGAAATCACTTCGATTGCTTGTCGACGACATTAACGATGCGGTCCCAAACGACATATCGTATGTTTACTCTGGATATGCCCCATTGTCTATCCGACTGGTGCAATGCGTAACTCAAAAGAATGTCATCCTCTCGGGGCCTACGGAGGAAGGACCGGGAAGACAGGTGCTGCCAAAAGCGCACCGTATATCCGGCTGGAAGGGTTTCGAGGACGTGCTGGCAGGTATACCCGGTTCCACAGTGGATGTAAAGCAAAAAGTCGAACGAGTTCGGTCGGATATGGCAG GGCATAATGGCGAGCAGTTCACGACAACAGTTGTATTCTTTTTGGGTGGCTGCACTTACACCGAAATATCGGCTTTGCGATGGATGTCAAACCAGACCACAGGTCGCCGATTCCTTGTTGCTACTACAGGCATTATTAATGGCAATTCT CTCATTGAAGGCTTTGGAGACAAGATGCCTGTCCCATTAAGATCACAAGACTAG
- a CDS encoding general amidase, putative has protein sequence MTLDVIPSWSEIAAAKVAARDALIPEKWRIPVTDALNVIDIPKTCGVLSPGEIEITETPAPKLVQKILSEELSSYDVTLAFCKRAAIAQQLTNCLTEIFFEEALKAAAGIDAEYSKSKTPLGPLHGLPVSLKDNFYIEGVDTTVGFVAWANDPAKKQQESEMTQVMRECGAVLFCKTNVPTAMMIAESYNNVWGYTCNPYNRTCSSGGSSGGESALLAMKGSPLGVGTDIGGSIRIPASMCGLYSLKPSFGRFPTYGARSGLPGQEAIRSINGPMSTALESVGMWVKAVVDNKPWDRDPNMIPIPWRDVEVPEKLCFGLIMDNGIVKPTPPVTRALLETKAALEKAGHKVIEWSPYNAEEATALGARFFTGDGGVKIAQILALSGEPYPEGLAGYRKRFDAIKENPPLVGALWEMQSDRVSYCKRNLQHWLASKDVTGTGRPFDGLISPVSMHSACPKMAFNDHVTYTLMWNIMDYSATTFPVSFVDSQLDKKPAYEPRNETEKKIWDRYDSTEVVGAPVSLQLVCQRLEEEKALKLTEVIAKALVEAGAK, from the exons ATGACTCTCGACGTTATCCCCTCGTGGTCTGAAATTGCTGCTGCCAAAGTGGCTGCCAGAGACGCCCTTATCCCTGAGAAATGGCGCATCCCAGTTACCGATGCGCTGAATGTCATCGATATCCCCAAGACATGCGGTGTTCTCTCTCCCGGAGAAATCGAAATCACAGAGACACCTGCTCCCAAGTTGGTCCAAAAAATCCTTAGTGAAGAGTTGAGTAGTTACGACGTGACACTTGCTTTCTGCAAGCGTGCAGCTATTGCCCAGCAGCTC ACCAACTGTCTCACTGAAATCTTCTTTGAAGAAGCGCTcaaagctgctgctggcaTCGATGCCGAATATTCCAAGAGCAAGACCCCTCTTGGTCCTCTTCACGGTCTTCCAGTTTCTCTCAAAGACAACTTTTACATCGAAGGCGTTGACACAACTGTTGGATTTGTCGCCTGGGCCAATGATCCTGCCAAGAAGCAACAAGAGAGTGAAATGACCCAAGTCATGAGAGAATGCGGTGCTGTACTCTTCTGCAAGAC CAACGTACCCACGGCCATGATGATCGCCGAATCTTACAATAATGTATGGGGTTATACATGCAACCCCTACAACCGCACCTGCTCTTCTGGCGGGTCTTCTGGAGGAGAGTCAGCTTTGCTCGCGATGAAAG GCTCCCCCCTTGGCGTTGGTACAGACATTGGTGGTTCTATTCGAATTCCCGCATCTATGTGTGGTCTCTATAGCTTGAAGCCTTCTTTCGGCCGCTTCCCGACTTACGGTGCGCGCTCCGGTCTGCCGGGCCAAGAAGCTATCCGTTCTATTAATGGACCCATGTCCACTGCATTGGAAAGTGTGGGAATGTGGGTCAAAGCAGTAGTAGACAATAAGCCTTGGGACAGGGATCCCAACATGATTCCTATCCCTTGGAGGGACGTGGAGGTACCTGAAAAGCTTTGCTTTG GCCTGATCATGGATAATGGGATCGTGAAGCCTACACCGCCTGTTACCCGGGCATTGCTTGAGACAAAGGCCGCTTTAGAAAAGGCCGGTCATAAGGTTATCGAGTGGTCACC ATACAATGCCGAGGAGGCCACAGCTCTTGGTGCCCGGTTTTTCACCGGTGACGGTGGAGTTAAGATTGCCCAGATTCTCGCCCTTTCGGGAGAGCCTTACCCCGAAGGTCTTGCAGGTTATCGCAAACGCTTTGACGCTATAAAAGAGAACCCTCCACTTGTTGGAGCCCTTTGGGAGATGCAGTCTGACAGAGTTTCCTACTGCAAGAGGAATTTGCAGCACTGGTTGGCCAGCAAGGACGTGACTGGCACCGGCCGTCCTTTCGACGGGCTTATAAGTCCTGTCTCAATGCATTCAGCTTGTCCCAA GATGGCTTTTAATGATCATGTTACATACACCTTGATGTGGAACATTATGGACTACTCTGCCACCACCTTTCCAGTCAGTTTTGTCGATTCACAACTTGATAAGAAGCCTGCATATGAGCCGCGAAATGAAACCGAGAAGAAAATCTGGGATCGAT ATGATTCAACTGAAGTTGTTGGCGCCCCTGTCTCGCTTCAGTTAGTATGTCAAAGActcgaggaagagaaagctCTCAAATTGACAGAAGTCATTGCCAAGGCTCTCGTTGAAGCTGGAGCAAAGTGA
- a CDS encoding expressed protein: MLAEILLILSGHPSSFFIPYPSPPAVPFTCKASPSLTEYLHPGEVASLNSLADLAFQYRKVKTWANDTIDCGRKAILAESLPPSRKGKEREVFMNDKGDSIKLNQYLVTLAASIIEVLNGYELLIVETEAKVLSFDPAVVQDQQGYVPLASIVATFDRWRAPLTALSQIVDQLSSFDEREDSWSPGRLIDLILLKSQTGNPFLQNIFSNLAKSLQDLFLTHLVSFILHGIAPSEPLMTSPSIGRTVGVDPLSPQHRVYALNVDMLPTSIGENTRESTLYVGRVVATLKREGKSLPKGLVDSLRGELMAVKSLEVGGGLKEAVEKARAEVGEWLWRHILTGPQVAESIEMFGSFFLLRKTDYCIAVIRGISQLRLDKLITSNPHSSSSIIREQDLDLILRRASVGTSAELDSQLDSLHYKMEKGPLRAMLPTVPVKTPKQTDIESKSDTVEHRNSIRALFSSSLLGTPLILTTTVTWPLDLFISPQALSAYSDIQAYLTALRHTHLSVLSCWTALSAAQRQRRKWTGVTEGGTDEEVEARRRLGRAAWGTIRLMLFFIDQLQSHFMTDIIDVQHKRLLEQLGLETVLPAPVLGGSLRGSSLRGSISVRQTPTATKIRTAIPTPVTESGERREAGSPFSDTYSMPCDGQTLRSNRVPPTPNKAQGVYLDFLTLRQLHTLHLSFLREGLLIADFNLATVIRDILDTCRRFTGLVERWGGDVLPELLMEGINGEEVGKMVKERAQAVQQINDRLHELLTDFFGALLDTQNPGAADPDKSVADGGGSLSRTMRAAQISRMMSRQANFTAAAMNAKKSAKSKMQMDKEERELEADTLMARHIEQLLLRLDFNGVLTAWRLKEVDGDYSGGSVLIGRGL, encoded by the exons ATGCTCGCCGAGATACTTCTAATTCTCAGCGGCCACCCCTCTTCGTTCTTTATTCCctatccttctcccccaGCAGTACCTTTCACTTGCAAGGCTTCGCCATCGCTCACCGAATATCTTCACCCCGGAGAGGTAGCGTCCCTCAATTCACTGGCTGATCTCGCCTTCCAGTATCGCAAAGTCAAAACATGGGCCAATGATACAATTGATTGCGGTCGGAAGGCTATATTAGCGGAGAGCTTGCCCCCTTCTCGCAAAGGGAAGGAACGAGAGGTCTTTATGAATGACAAAGGTGACAGTATCAAGCTAAATCAGTATCTCGTGACCCTAGCCGCAAGCATAATCGAGGTGCTGAATGGCTACGAGCTTCTTATTGTTGAGACAGAAGCCAAAGTGCTGTCCTTCGACCCAGCTGTGGTTCAAGATCAGCAAGGTTATGTGCCACTGGCCAGTATCGTGGCAACGTTCGATCGGTGGCGGGCACCTTTGACTGCCCTTAGTCAAATAGTGGACCAACTGTCTTCTTTcgatgagagagaggataGCTGGTCTCCCGGCAGGCTCATAGATTTGATCCTCCTCAAATCGCAGACTGGAAACCCTTTCTTACAGAATATATTTTCAAACCTTGCCAAATCACTGCAAGATTTGTTCCTTACCCACCTTGTGTCATTCATTCTACATGGGATAGCGCCTTCTGAGCCACTGATGACCAGCCCTTCAATAGGGCGCACTGTTGGGGTGGACCCATTATCGCCTCAGCATAGAGTTTATGCCCTTAACGTCGACATGTTACCCACTTCAATCGGGGAAAACACCAGAGAAAGTACATTATACGTGGGCCGTGTGGTTGCGACAttgaaaagagaaggaaagtcACTGCCCAAAGGTCTGGTGGATAGTCTGCGAGGAGAGTTAATGGCTGTGAAAAGTCTAGAAGTTGGAGGCGGCTTGAAAGAGGCTGTTGAAAAGGCTAGGGCGGAAGTTGGAGA ATGGCTTTGGAGACACATTCTAACAGGCCCTCAAGTAGCTGAATCCATTGAGATGTT TGGAagctttttccttctccgtaAAACCGACTACTGTATTGCCGTAATTCGTGGGATATCACAATTGCGCCTAGATAAACTCATCACATCCAATCCTCACTCGTCGTCATCCATCATTCGCGAACAAGACCTGGATCTCATTCTTCGGCGCGCCAGCGTGGGTACCTCAGCCGAGTTGGACTCTCAGCTTGACTCCTTACATTATaagatggagaaaggaCCCTTGAGGGCGATGCTACCTACTGTACCTGTCAAGACACCCAAACAAACCGACATTGAGAGCAAGAGCGATACCGTAGAACACCGGAACTCGATTCGAGCATTgttttcatcctctcttcttggAACTCCCCTTATACTAACTACAACAGTCACCTGGCCACTGGATCTGTTCATTTCGCCTCAGGCTCTATCAGCATACTCAGATATTCAAGCCTATTTGACGGCCTTGCGTCATACTCATCTCTCGGTACTTAGTTGTTGGACCGCGCTTAGCGCAGCTCAACGCCAAAGACGTAAATGGACTGGAGTGACCGAAGGGGGCACAGACGAAGAAGTAGAGGCACGCAGGAGATTGGGTAGAGCTGCTTGGGGGACAATCAGACTCATGTTATTCTTCATCGACCAGCTTCAAAGTCATTTCATGACTGACATCATTGACGTGCAGCATAAAAGGCTGTTGGAGCAGCTCGGTCTAGAGACAGTCCTTCCAGCACCTGTACTGGGAGGTTCTTTGAGAGGATCAAGTTTGCGAGGCTCCATCTCCGTGCGCCAAACTCCAACAGCCACGAAAATTCGTACTGCCATCCCAACGCCGGTAACTGAAAGCGGCGAGCGGAGAGAAGCGGGTTCTCCATTCTCAGATACGTATTCAATGCCTTGCGATGGCCAGACACTGAGATCCAATCGAGTACCTCCAACGCCAAACAAAGCGCAAGGCGTCTATTTGGACTTTCTAACTCTTCG TCAACTCCACACTCTCcacctctctttccttcgaGAAGGGCTCCTTATTGCCGATTTCAACTTAGCGACAGTCATCCGTGACATCCTAGATACATGCAGGCGCTTCACAGGGCTGGTAGAACGCTGGGGTGGCGATGTCTTGCCAGAATTGCTGATGGAAGGCATCAATGGGGAGGAAGTAGGGAAGATGGTCAAGGAACGAGCGCAAGCGGTTCAACAAATCAATGAT AGGCTGCACGAGCTTCTTACTGATTTCTTCGGCGCTCTCTTGGACACGCAAAATCCGGGGGCTGCTGATCCAGATAAGTCAGTTGCAGATGGTGGAGGTTCTTTGTCTCGAACAATGCGAGCGGCTCAAATCTCACGAATGATGTCCCGTCAAGCGAATTTCACAGCAGCTGCCATGAATGCGAAAAAGAGTGCCAAAAGCAAAATGCAAatggacaaggaggaaagagaattGGAAGCAGACACCTTAATGGCTCGACACATTGAACAAC TACTACTTCGGTTAGACTTCAACGGTGTCCTCACTGCTTGGCGGCTAAAGGAAGTTGATGGGGATTACTCGGGGGGCAGTGTGTTGATTGGAAGGGGGCTTTAA
- a CDS encoding nuclear mRNA splicing, via spliceosome-related protein, putative, with protein MQGFNRYVPPDYDPKKASTLNLHQGKKHALGKRAKDIDKGILVVRFELPFNIWCGTCGAHIGAGVRYNAQKRKVGNYYSTPIFAFRCKCHLCSGWFEIRTDPKNAAYIVEEGAKKKDEDWDPEEHGGFRIHDTEAPSASETATADPIAHLEKTIDQQEWAKKGTSRLTELSRQSARLSADPYAVSAALRRKFREEKKVMLEKQDRDDAVKERYGLGEDVDLGDEAVEGGREEWKAGRTEKGLHIPGSSTSSVKGVDRSIGKQRGIGKRRLSDSPAHLAEVLRKSTAKKYNPFDFPVAGFGSPSSPSALLEGLGTRGRMKEMAIPRRKKSVEGRAVNLAEDNSGNASFGLLSGYESD; from the exons ATGCAGGGGTTCAACAG ATACGTTCCACCAGACTACGACCCCAAAAAGGCATCAACGCTCAACTTGCATCAAGGAAAGAAACATGCATTAGGAAAGCGTGCCAAGGACATTGACAAGGGTATCTTAGTCGTTCG ATTTGAACTTCCTTTCAACATCTGGTGTGGTACTTGCGGTGCACACATAGGTGCTGGCGTACGATATAACGCGCAAAAACGTAAAGTTGGCAACTACTATTCGACCCCTATATTCGCTTTCCGCTGCAAATGCCATCTTTGCTCTGGATGGTTTGAAATCCGCACAGATCCCAAAAATGCGGCATACatcgttgaagaaggtgcgaaaaagaaggacgaaGACTGGGATCCAGAAGAACATGGCGGGTTCAGAATTCATG ATACCGAGGCACCTTCAGCATCTGAAACCGCCACCGCAGACCCAATAGCCCACCTGGAGAAGACAATAGATCAGCAAGAGTGGGCCAAGAAGGGTACCTCACGCCTCACAGAACTTAGCCGGCAATCTGCTCGCCTTTCCGCCGATCCTTATGCTGTATCGGCCGCACTGCGAAGGAAATTCcgggaagaaaaaaaggtgatGCTAGAAAAGCAAGATCGAGACGATGCTGTGAAAGAACGGTATGGATTaggagaggatgttgaTTTAGGGGACGAGGCCGTGGAGggtgggagggaagaatggaaggCGGGTAGAACAGAAAAGGGGCTGCATATTCCAGGAAGCTCGACTTCCTCTGTCAAAGGTGTGGACCGTTCAATCGGTAAACAGAGAGGCATtggcaaaagaagattgagcgATTCGCCTGCACATCTGGCAGAAGTTTTAAGAAAATCGACAGCGAAAAAATACAATCCATTCGATTTCCCTGTAGCAGGTTTCGGttcgccatcatctccatcggCGTTGCTCGAAGGTTTAGGAACGAGAGGCCggatgaaggaaatggcaaTACCGAGACGCAAGAAATCTGTAGAGGGACGAGCAGTGAATTTGGCAGAGGACAATTCTGGAAATGCGAGCTTTGGCCTCTTATCGGGGTATGAGAGCGATTAG